The window AGCACTGAGTCCTCTTTGACTACACGTAATTCCTAACACATTTAGCCAGAATAATGTCAATGGTGATATGATATATGATACCCGTCACCTCTGTCACTGAACACTATTTCTGATCATACTAGTTTTTCTTTTAGTACGCACTTACTGCCCACGCTTCGCGTTTGCGAGCAGAGTGTAATATGTAGTAAATCCATCGATATATAGGGCTCTATATAGAAGCTTGGTGGTTGTCGTGCGATATTACCCGCGATGTTATTTACGACGGGCCGCATAATTGGACGCCGACAAGTGGGTCAGTGGGTTCGAACCCGGGCTATCACTCTGCGTGACTTCACCTTGTCTATCACTACACGTacgtatacatacatacaggtaCGCGTATGAAGGTATTAGGCTATATAATTCTAATAGCCTGGATAGTCAGCAAAAAACTTGAAGTTTATTTACCACGACAGAAAAcacatgaaaaaatataaatattgaatCACACCAGACATgtgaaaataacaaaaacaaaacagtaGCATACCTTACTTTTCTATTGTTGTTAGTGAGACTAAGAAATAATTCagcataaataagtaggtagcgcGTAGTTGAACTTCTGATAACCATAATCCGCTGTAAATTTCTTATCGCGTCCAACCAACTTGCAATAAATTAGTTAAATTGACAGTAAGCTGGTTGGTGGTAaagggtattaaaataaaagcggTAATTTATATAAAGATTATATTTCTGGCAACATATTAAGGGTGGAACCACttcatattatactactctctGTAGTAACGGCAGATTAGGAGCTAGACCCCACACAATAAAGAAAGTATAGTAAGTATGACATTAGtaacttttcgtcgggtagtttaatacacaaatctctgttttgacatttttttttttattggaacatCAGTTaaccgcgaccacgaccagtgaaatctGCGTTATAACTTCGAATATAAAGGTAACAAGAAAAATGTACCtggtttaaaatatgttttaataggTATGTGGACTTAATTTTCATTTGTAAAACTCCTACTTAGAGATCATTGTAACTTTTTTGTTGCTCTGAATTGTAAAATAATCATTATCATTCCAGTCACGCGCGAAATTTTGCGTGGACGAAAAGGGTCCAATTCAGAATATAATATATGCAGTGCCTTTGTAAAAACAAACCAAGCGTTGACTAATCGATGAGTTGCCTGCTAGATTCGATAGGTAAAACAGGGAAAAATTGTTATCTTGCTACAAGCTTGCTATTGCCGACTATGGCTGTATCTAGGCAAATAATCCAGTAATTTTTTTGCCTGAAAGTACGGGGTTCTTTTgtgtcaaatccggtagttccgATTTTTTCATACTCACTCTCATTGCACTTACCTAGGTAGGTAGCGTGTAGGTAGCCCACGAATTCAACttcgaaaaaattataaattgtgAAAGGCTTTCTCTCGGAAACTATTAGATCTACAGAGACAGTTTTAGTATCTCAATGTAGAAAAATTTAGTCTACCTAATACTATTTAAAACTAGTCTTTTAGAGTTAATCGCCCAAAtcttttcgatttttgacaacgCTGCATTCGGCGCAATATCTCTAAAGTTTTCGTTGTTTTTCAGATATTTGACAGGAAATCTTGTACATTCTACACCTTTGATAATCGAGCTAATATATCATAAGAAATTTCACTCAACTCTCTCAAGCCTAAAAAGTTCAGCTATAGTTCCACCAAACCACCCTCAATTCGTTGTGTCAATTCACGCAATTCAACCAAAACGACGAAACCATTTCATGCATGAAATCCATACCTATATGAAAATTATAGGGTACCTATTGTCTTAAAAGAATTGAGAAAAACGTGTCACCGTCTACTCTGTGCGACAAGGGAAAAGGGTTCAGTTCTGAATCATTAATTCCGAGTTTTTGTCGATCCCCAGGGTCTACCAATCGTCCCTTcgataataaaattatcattataaATGGAGACCTAAGCtccattgttttttttactcAGATATAggatatatttttttccattcGTTCTACGTTCTAAAATATTATACAGACTCGGTGCaggggcattaaaaaaatatgtctacTTTGTCGGAGACGTGACGAGTATGGCAACTACCTATCCGTCAAATTTAAAGCCAAGTTATCAAACGTTATCATGCCAATAATTAGCATCTTAACTTTACcagaacccgtaccatgagtcactgacagtgtcaaaactgacattatacgctatcgagaacgtaatttcctttctatatatctcgttcgcactaatatgcgagtacgagcgagatgtatagaaagtaatttacgttctcgatagcctttatgtcagtgccgaactgatggtagccgtacagaagtGTCAAAAAATAGCGTCACGTACTCGATACTTTTCTGAAATAGCCCTTTAATGCATGAACGGGAATGTTTGGTTCTCTtgggaaatttatttatttatattgcacAATCAAAAGTTGACAGATAAagattgactggtagagaatgcgaAGTGGCCTAAGACggccttttattttatttacggtGCAATAAactttagataaataaataaagaaaaatttacaaatggcggacttaacccTTCTtagataaatttaatttaaggaAAAACAAACCATCATCAAACAAAATCAGATAACACGAACGAATTTTaacttataatatgtataatcaaTGCATTCCGTGCACCTAGTGCCGTAGGGGTACCGttcgaaaaaaaatttaaacatacaTCCAATGAATAAACATCTAAATCATTGAAAATGAAAACACTGGTTCATATCTCGTTTGCATTCCAAATAAATGCGCATATTTTAATATACATGAAAGTGTGCATGAAAATGTACTAACGTTGTTTAAATAGTCATAAAAATCCATTTATTACTTGATATGGTAAAAGGGTTCTGCTGTCCACTGcgatatggatataaaaaactttactattttttttatatttttatgccaGCATCATTCATGTCAGTAGGGATTTGCACATATTTTCTTAACATTAAACTAATGTTCCCCGATAAAGTACAAAGATAACTACTGTTTTATGTTGGTATAAAagcaatacaaaaaaaaaattataattacgattttgaatattaaataaaaaaatacttctgTTTCCAGTCCGttcggcaccatgccaaaggggtccaatttttttacatttattttaattttatttagtattcgtttttagttttaatttagttaagtttgtttttttttatgtacaaaTTACCTGTTCATTGATTTCTTCAACAATTGAAACTGAATAAGAAAATGTTCATACTGTTCATAGACCACTTCATAAAGTATTTCAAGCATTTATTTACGAGGTGCTTAATGAATTAGGGCATTGGTGTTCTTCTTCCATTATCGCCTTTGGTTTTGGACTAACAAGCATCGTGAACACTTCACAAACTGTCACATTCCTCACATCCCCAGCAAGAGACTTCCGAGATTCATTCTTCTTAATTCTCTTCTCCATTGGTAAAAGACGGACTAACTCTCGAGAATCAGAGTAAATCAAGTGGTTATCTTTATCAAATGTCAACGCTAACACACCTTGGATGCTCACAAATTTTGCCAACTTCTGATCTTTCCTAATATAGTAAATCCCACTGTCGCTGCATACGTACACTGTACCATATATGTTAGTAGTCATTCCTAAAAACTTTGGCGTGCTTCTTAGTAATACCACCTTGGTGTCGTCTTTGCCAACCCTGTAAAGGCCTGTACCGTTtataaagtaaatattcttttcGGCATCGAAGACAAATTGGTTCATTACGCTGTTGTGAAGCTGTTCTAGCAACTTGATCATCTTGCATTTATACACATAGGCCTTCAAGTCTGGAAACTGTATGTAATATATATGATTCCGCACCACTAACCACCACACGTCTAACTGCTTTATATCCAGTCTCATGAGCCTGCTATTTAACTGGCTATATTTATAAACGCCGTTGCTACCACCAAAATATACATCACCAGTTTTATCATCTGTAGCTATAGCAAAAGCGTCTTTAACTCCTTTAAGCAGCTTTAGCTTTTTGGTATCTATGCCGATCAATGCTGGGTTGAATTCTCCTTGGCCTGCATCGAAGCTGAAGTACAAGGTGTTAGATTTCTTGTCCACTGCTATCTGATTAGCGCTATGGTCGATGATGACAAGTGATTCCCTTAAGTGGCACTTTTTCTCAT of the Cydia amplana chromosome 14, ilCydAmpl1.1, whole genome shotgun sequence genome contains:
- the LOC134653788 gene encoding ommochrome-binding protein-like codes for the protein MILKYMKIILILRATSTQGGKYCNILSADEKKCHLRESLVIIDHSANQIAVDKKSNTLYFSFDAGQGEFNPALIGIDTKKLKLLKGVKDAFAIATDDKTGDVYFGGSNGVYKYSQLNSRLMRLDIKQLDVWWLVVRNHIYYIQFPDLKAYVYKCKMIKLLEQLHNSVMNQFVFDAEKNIYFINGTGLYRVGKDDTKVVLLRSTPKFLGMTTNIYGTVYVCSDSGIYYIRKDQKLAKFVSIQGVLALTFDKDNHLIYSDSRELVRLLPMEKRIKKNESRKSLAGDVRNVTVCEVFTMLVSPKPKAIMEEEHQCPNSLSTS